The Glycine soja cultivar W05 chromosome 6, ASM419377v2, whole genome shotgun sequence genome has a window encoding:
- the LOC114415353 gene encoding F-box/kelch-repeat protein At1g22040-like has protein sequence MGAFFSVASTKPDQRECSEISPNEACKRQRMSPTVDEENPRLIPNLPDELSLQIIARLPRICYFNVRLVSKKWKSTIMSSELYKLRKELGTTEEWLYLLVKVGENNLLWYALDPRSKIWQRMPNMPNFVNKEESKKGSSRLWMWNMVEGIRIAEVIRGFLGQKDAFDEMPFCGCAIGAVDGCVYVLGGFSKASTMRCVWRFDPIQNTWSKVTSMSAGRAYCKTGILNNKLYVVGGVSQGQAGLVPLQSAEVFDPSTDTWSHVPSMPFSRAQVLPSAFLADMLKPIATGLTSYMGRLCVPQSLYSWPFFVDVGGEIYDPETNSWIEMPAGMGDGWPARQAGTKLSVVVDGELYAFDPSNSMDSGRIKVYDQGEDAWKVVIGKVPIYDSADSESPYLLAGFHGKLHVITKDANHDIAVLQAGLRDNLDSSPSLSTLSQSTLQESPELAAESDAAVVWRVVASRDFGQAELVSCQVIDI, from the coding sequence ATGGGCGCATTTTTTAGTGTGGCGAGTACAAAACCTGACCAAAGGGAATGTAGTGAAATCTCTCCAAATGAAGCATGTAAGAGGCAAAGAATGTCACCTACTGTTGATGAAGAGAATCCAAGGCTAATTCCTAATCTCCCTGATGAGTTATCACTTCAGATTATTGCTAGGCTTCCTAGAATTTGTTACTTCAATGTAAGGCTGGTATCAAAGAAGTGGAAGTCAACTATCATGAGTTCTGAAttgtataaattaagaaaagaacTTGGGACAACTGAAGAGTGGCTATATCTGTTGGTTAAGGTTGGAGAAAATAATCTTCTGTGGTATGCTCTAGATCCTCGTTCTAAGATATGGCAGAGAATGCCTAATATGCCCAATTTTGTtaacaaagaagaatctaaaaAAGGTTCTTCTAGGCTTTGGATGTGGAACATGGTGGAAGGTATAAGAATTGCTGAAGTTATTAGAGGCTTTCTTGGACAGAAGGATGCATTTGATGAAATGCCTTTTTGCGGTTGTGCGATTGGAGCTGTTGATGGATGTGTTTATGTTCTTGGTGGATTCTCTAAGGCTTCAACTATGAGATGTGTCTGGCGGTTTGATCCAATACAAAATACGTGGAGCAAGGTGACTTCTATGTCAGCGGGTCGGGCATACTGTAAGACAGGCATCTTAAATAACAAGCTTTATGTTGTTGGAGGGGTTAGTCAAGGTCAAGCTGGATTGGTTCCTCTCCAATCTGCTGAAGTTTTTGACCCCTCTACAGATACATGGTCACATGTACCTAGTATGCCATTCTCTAGAGCTCAAGTATTGCCCAGTGCTTTTTTGGCTGACATGTTAAAGCCTATTGCCACAGGGTTGACCTCATACATGGGAAGATTATGTGTTCCTCAGAGTCTGTATTCATGGCCCTTTTTTGTTGATGTTGGGGGAGAAATCTATGATCCTGAAACTAACTCGTGGATAGAAATGCCTGCTGGAATGGGTGACGGATGGCCTGCGCGGCAGGCAGGTACCAAATTGAGTGTTGTAGTGGATGGTGAATTATATGCTTTTGACCCTTCTAATTCTATGGATAGTGGAAGAATCAAGGTATATGATCAAGGTGAAGACGCTTGGAAAGTAGTTATTGGAAAAGTCCCCATATATGATTCTGCTGATTCAGAGTCTCCATATCTACTTGCTGGTTTCCATGGAAAGCTTCATGTCATTACCAAAGATGCCAATCATGATATTGCGGTTCTGCAGGCTGGCCTGCGCGATAATTTGGATTCTTCACCATCACTCTCAACTCTGTCACAAAGTACATTGCAAGAATCTCCAGAACTGGCTGCCGAATCAGATGCAGCAGTTGTTTGGAGGGTAGTTGCTAGCAGGGATTTTGGGCAGGCTGAACTAGTCAGTTGCCAAGTTATTGATATCTAG
- the LOC114415354 gene encoding restin homolog — MSRVTKWKIEKTKVKVVFRLQFHATHIPQSGWDKLFISFIPADSAKATSKTTKANVRNGTCKWADPIYETTRLLQDIKTRQYEEKFYKFVVGMGSSRSSILGEANINLADFVDALKPTAVALPLNGSEPGVTLHVTVQLLTSKTGFREFEQQRELRERGLQTTSDKGTHDESADSKESSPDQNVNNHINKVHSRVKLKRESKDLPRISSLEEESGVNEDYADSAAGFDGSSSTSESIYTEKHDISSTHEVDSLKSAVSCDLGGLSLSQSSQPEKGEAPDNQFPAQGSDRVHGWSIDYSAANNLAAASEDRNSSRLMGNLEAVKSSIFDLKLKVSSLQNHADEIGVETHKFSEQLAAEISSGEELVKEVAVLKSECSKFRDEFEQLKSSNLSLAFPQKEPTGTDPDRLFQNLQLKWLKGLLLMEGKIRDIQKVSMGFPERDWRFLNLELEALAEILQNLKQESGEPISGAKVVNERENKKMDLHKSEQFLTDIGSDAGLFQPESMTHYLTIPGPVSHESDSVDPTLPMKEKVFALLRELDESKTERESLVRKMDQMECYYEALIQELEQNQRQMMAELQNLRNEHSTCLYTISAGKTEMERMHQNMNEQIMKFSEDKRILESLNSEFERRAVSAEAALKRARLNYSIAVGQLQKDLELLSCQVLSMHETNENLIKQTLSDSSLPNTDGSPEPVTYPKLSEGHTSNRLLCRNHSSSLQKQHLGEDILLGDLKRSLQLQEGLYRQVEEEISQMHFANIYSDVFSKALQETLLEASLDIQLMKEKIVQLSQQLELTNESNELLVLRLQNAMNDILSLNEYKEICTANSNDIALQNLILEANLKDLAHENNLLTEKINELEVLLTQYRSYEGKYMACSTENSELKSLLKKESLEKNNLHDELSILQEELKSIRTKYDEQVSMKDNLQNNVIFLSNKLQKLLASYEERHSELSLCSRSACLDSECEDLEGLLLQLEELQQSAFRRILLLIEEKENLVHEKLMAQVSLNTTESDVLVMKQKFEHDLQEMLHKITVSGALLQKLQLDFEVIISRINAGFEAEEFFSQHHKEFLSGLDHLEAELQQLNSRNQDLAQEIIKLDTSSSDLEMYKLTLATIKEQKNDLDLSLREKTEESAKISSELDFLKKNLDSLHNELHAEKTAREKLEKTVSNLTTELNEKQSQLQEKKDLKSSLQEKTEESAKISSELDFLKKNLDSLHNELHAVKTVRENLEKTVSNLTTELNEKQSQLQGKKDLESSLQEKTEESTKISSELDFLKKNLDSLHNELHAEKTVREKLEKTVSDLTTELNEKQSQLQGKKDLESSLHEKAEEAAKISSELDFLKKSLHSLHNELYAEKNVREKLEKTISDLTTELNEKQSQLQGKKELELSLEEKAEESAKISSELNFLEKSLHSLHNELHAEKTVREKLEKTVSDLTTELNEKQSQLQGKKELELSLEEKAEESAKISSELNFLEKSLHSLHNELHAEKTVREKLEKTVSDLTTELNEKQCQLQDSDLNRQELVHLKQMVTDLEFEKSRISDLLEKSEKHLTDALKESSSISCLETRLSEMHEFSIATDVVMTFTGAQFEDHMEELAGKLHSTCRQLDVLHKKNLDVESELDGCLSRERICIEENTRLLASLDFLKYELEDLTAQNRALIDQNSELKSELKEHKSRKEEVSDTSYVCERQSVLEVARLEQLLASCCRDAEELFLSKEETELECIVLRGKLDELESAFTSLKQSDDELLRLQNQCNELTKRLAEQVLKTEEFKNLSIHLKELKDKAEAECVNAHDRRGHEGPPVAMQESLRIAFIKEQYESKLQELRQQLSLSKKHSEEMLWKLQDAVDETENRKKSEASQIKINEELGMKILELEAELQAVLSDKRNLLNAYDLLQAEKECSAISLDCCKQEKQELEASLVKCNEEKSKIEVELTLAKELVETSRSHVNSLNEGNGAFSSFNPQENSTCAACSHEPESASINMQSEDPLAFSVMNGCQTLGTEKDLQLEEVMKHVASTESLKSSIDHLNKELERMKNENMLPSVDGQSHESSFPGLQRELMQLHEANQELGNIFPVFDKFSISGNALERVLALEIELAEALRTKKSSNIQFQSSFLKQHSDEEAVFRSFRDINELIKDMLELKTRHSAVETELKEMHDRYSQLSLQFAEVEGERQKLMMTIKNTRASKKASN; from the exons ATGTCGAGGGTTACTAAGTGGAAGATTGAGAAGACAAAAGTAAAGGTTGTTTTCCGGCTCCAATTCCATGCTACACAT ATTCCACAGTCAGGATGGGATAAACTGTTTATCTCTTTCATCCCCGCTGACTCTGCGAAGGCTACATCAAAGACAACCAAAGCAAATGTGAGAAATGGAACCTGCAAGTGGGCAGATCCAATCTACGAAACTACAAGACTCCTCCAAGACATTAAAACTAGACAATATGAGgaaaagttttataaatttgttgtgGGGATG GGTTCGTCAAGATCTAGCATCCTTGGCGAGGCCAACATCAATCTAGCTGATTTTGTTGATGCCTTGAAGCCAACAGCTGTTGCTTTGCCTCTTAATGGAAGTGAGCCTGGAGTCACACTACAT GTCACAGTGCAGCTTCTGACTTCCAAAACTGGTTTCAG AGAATTTGAGCAGCAGAGGGAACTCAGAGAGAGGGGTCTACAGACAACCTCTGACAAAGGAACTCATGATGAATCTGCTGACAGCAAAGAGTCATCTCCTGACCAGAATGTcaataatcatataaataaG GTTCATTCAAGAGTGAAATTGAAAAGAGAATCTAAAGATCTCCCCCGCATTTCTTCACTTGAAGAAGAATCAGGGGTAAATGAAGATTATGCTGACTCTGCTGCTGGCTTTGATGGCTCATCTAGTACTTCTGAAAGCATATATACAGAGAAGCATGATATCTCCAGTACACATGAAGTGGACAGTCTTAAAAGTGCAGTCTCTTGTGATTTAGGTGGCCTATCCCTCAGTCAAAGTTCTCAGCCAGAGAAAGGAGAGGCACCTGATAATCAGTTTCCTGCACAGGGTAGTGATCGGGTTCATGGTTGGAGCATAGACTATTCAGCTGCCAATAATTTGGCTGCTGCTTCTGAAGATAGGAACAGTAGCAGACTTATGGGAAATTTGGAAGCAGTTAAGTCGTCTATTTTTGATCTAAAACTGAAGGTAAGTTCTTTGCAAAATCATGCTGATGAAATAGGTGTTGAAACGCATAAGTTTTCTGAGCAACTTGCTGCTGAGATTTCATCAGGAGAAGAATTAGTAAAGGAGGTTGCAGTACTCAAATCAGAGTGTTCGAAATTCAGAGATGAGTTTGAGCAGCTTAAAAGTTCTAACTTGAGCTTAGCATTCCCTCAGAAAGAACCTACTGGTACAGATCCGGAtagattatttcaaaatttacagCTTAAATGGCTTAAGGGGCTTTTGCTCATGGAAGGGAAGATAAGAGATATTCAGAAGGTGTCTATGGGATTTCCAGAAAGGGATTGGAGGTTCCTTAACTTGGAGTTAGAAGCACTGGCTGAGATTTTGCAGAATCTCAAACAAGAATCTGGAGAGCCAATTTCAGGGGCCAAAGTTGTCAAtgaaagagagaacaagaaaaTGGATTTACATAAAAGTGAACAATTTTTAACAGATATTGGGTCTGATGCAGGTTTATTTCAACCTGAAAGCATGACTCATTATCTTACCATACCTGGCCCTGTGTCTCACGAGTCTGATTCTGTTGATCCTACCCTTCCTATGAAAGAAAAAGTTTTTGCACTTCTAAGAGAGCTAGATGAGTCCAAAACCGAAAGGGAAAGCCTTGTACGGAAAATGGACCAGATGGAGTGCTACTATGAAGCTCTTATTCAGGAACTTGAGCAGAATCAAAGGCAGATGATGGCTGAGTTGCAGAACCTCAGGAATGAACATTCTACTTGTCTGTACACAATTTCTGCTGGTAAGACTGAGATGGAGAGAATGCACCAAAATATGAATGAGCAGATAATGAAGTTTTCTGAAGACAAGCGCATTTTGGAATCTCTGAACAGTGAGTTTGAAAGAAGGGCTGTTTCAGCTGAAGCAGCCCTTAAAAGGGCCAGATTGAACTATTCTATTGCTGTTGGTCAATTGCAAAAAGATCTTGAACTGCTTTCTTGCCAGGTTCTTTCTATGCATGAAACAAATGAGAATCTCATAAAACAGACCCTTTCTGATTCTTCACTTCCAAATACTGATGGTAGCCCAGAGCCAGTGACATATCCTAAACTTTCAGAAGGTCATACTTCCAATCGATTGCTATGCCGAAATCACAGTTCTTCCTTACAAAAACAACATTTGGGTGAAGACATTTTACTCGGCGATTTGAAAAGATCTCTTCAGTTGCAAGAGGGGTTGTACAGACAGGTTGAAGAAGAAATCAGCCAAATGCATTTTGCAAATATATACTCAGATGTGTTTTCTAAGGCTCTGCAAGAAACATTGCTTGAAGCAAGTCTTGACATTCAActcatgaaagagaaaattgtTCAACTCTCTCAGCAGCTGGAGCTTACAAATGAATCCAATGAGCTACTAGTGTTGAGGTTGCAGAATGCTATGAATGATATCCTCTCGCTAAATGAGTACAAGGAGATTTGCACTGCAAATAGCAATGATATTGCTCTCCAGAACCTAATTTTAGAGGCAAATTTAAAAGATCTTGCTCATGAAAACAATCTCCTTACCGAGAAAATTAACGAGCTGGAAGTTCTTCTAACACAGTATAGAAGTTATGAGGGCAAGTACATGGCATGCAGTACAGAAAACTCAGAGTTGAAGAGTTTATTGAAAAAAGAGAGCCTAGAAAAGAATAATCTTCATGATGAACTATCCATTTTGCAGGAAGAGTTAAAATCTATCAGAACTAAATATGACGAGCAAGTTTCGATGAAGGATAATCTGCAGAATAATGTCATCTTTTTGTCTAATAAGTTACAGAAATTGCTTGCATCATATGAAGAAAGACACAGTGAACTTTCTCTTTGTAGTAGATCTGCTTGTTTGGATTCAGAATGTGAAGACTTAGAAGGCCTCTTATTGCAACTAGAAGAGCTGCAACAAAGTGCATTTCGTAGAATCCTGCTACTCATTGAAGAGAAGGAGAATCTAGTGCATGAAAAACTTATGGCTCAAGTATCTTTAAATACAACAGAATCAGATGTTCTAGTCATGAAACAGAAGTTTGAGCATGATTTGCAAGAGATGTTACATAAGATAACTGTGTCAGGTGCCCTTTTGCAGAAACTTCAGTTAGATTTTGAGGTGATCATTAGCAGGATTAATGCTGGTTTTGAAGCTGAAGAATTCTTTTCTCAGCATCACAAAGAATTTTTGTCTGGTCTGGATCATTTGGAAGCTGAGCTACAACAACTTAATTCCAGAAATCAGGACCTTGCTCAAGAAATTATAAAGCTAGATACTTCATCTAGTGACCTTGAAATGTATAAGCTGACCTTAGCAACAATCAAAGAGCAAAAGAATGATTTGGACTTGTCTTTACGGGAAAAAACAGAAGAATCTGCCAAGATTTCATCTGAGCTTGATTTCTTGAAGAAGAACTTGGATTCTCTGCATAATGAGTTGCATGCTGAGAAAACTGCCAGAGAAAAGTTGGAGAAAACAGTTTCCAATCTTACCACAGAATTGAATGAGAAGCAAAGCCAGCTGCAGGAAAAGAAAGATTTGAAGTCATCTTTACAGGAAAAAACAGAAGAATCTGCTAAGATTTCATCTGAGCTTGATTTTTTGAAGAAGAACTTGGATTCTCTGCATAATGAATTGCATGCTGTGAAAACTGTCAGAGAAAACTTGGAGAAAACAGTTTCCAATCTTACCACAGAATTGAATGAGAAGCAAAGCCAGCTACAGGGAAAGAAAGATTTGGAGTCATCTTTGCAGGAAAAAACAGAAGAATCTACCAAGATTTCATCTGAGCTTGACTTTTTGAAGAAGAACTTGGATTCTCTACATAATGAGTTACATGCTGAGAAAACTGTCAGAGAAAAATTGGAGAAAACAGTTTCTGATCTTACCACAGAATTGAATGAGAAGCAAAGTCAGCTGCAGGGAAAGAAAGATTTGGAGTCGTCTTTACATGAAAAAGCAGAAGAAGCTGCCAAGATTTCATCTGAGCTTGATTTTTTGAAGAAGAGCTTGCATTCTCTGCATAATGAGTTGTATGCTGAGAAAAATGTCAgagaaaagttagaaaaaacaaTTTCAGATCTTACCACAGAATTGAATGAGAAGCAAAGTCAGCTGCAGGGAAAGAAAGAATTGGAGTTGTCTTTAGAGGAAAAAGCAGAAGAATCTGCCAAGATTTCATCTGAACTCAATTTTTTGGAGAAGAGCTTGCATTCTCTGCATAACGAGTTGCATGCTGAGAAAACTGTCAGAGAAAAGTTGGAGAAAACAGTTTCAGATCTTACCACAGAATTGAATGAGAAGCAAAGTCAGCTGCAGGGAAAGAAAGAATTGGAGTTGTCTTTAGAGGAAAAAGCAGAAGAATCTGCCAAGATTTCATCTGAACTTAATTTTTTGGAGAAGAGCTTGCATTCTCTGCATAACGAGTTGCATGCTGAGAAAACTGTCAGAGAAAAGTTGGAGAAAACAGTTTCAGATCTTACCACAGAATTGAATGAGAAGCAATGCCAGCTGCAGGATTCTGATCTAAACAGACAAGAACTTGTCCATCTAAAGCAAATGGTGACAGACCTAGAATTTGAAAAATCAAGAATCTCAGATCTGCTAGAGAAATCTGAGAAACATCTTACAGATGCTTTAAAAGAATCTTCTTCAATTAGTTGTCTGGAAACTCGGTTATCTGAAATGCATGAATTTTCCATAGCTACAGATGTTGTTATGACTTTTACCGGTGCTCAGTTTGAGGATCATATGGAGGAGCTAGCTGGGAAACTTCATTCCACTTGCAGGCAACTTGATGTGCTCCACAAGAAGAATCTTGATGTAGAATCTGAATTGGATGGCTGTCTTTCAAGAGAACGGATTTGcattgaagaaaacacaagattgttggCGAGTCTTGACTTCTTGAAATATGAGTTAGAGGACTTGACTGCTCAGAATAGAGCACTAATTGATCAAAACAGTGAACTGAAGTCAGAGCTTAAGGAGCATAAGAGTAGGAAAGAGGAGGTCAGCGATACTTCTTATGTGTGTGAAAGACAGAGTGTCCTCGAGGTTGCAAGGCTGGAGCAATTGCTGGCAAGTTGTTGTAGAGATGCTGAAGAACTCTTTTTGTCCAAGGAGGAAACTGAACTCGAGTGTATAGTTCTCCGGGGCAAATTGGATGAACTGGAAAGTGCATTCACTTCATTAAAACAATCAGATGATGAGCTGCTAAGGCTGCAGAACCAATGTAATGAACTTACCAAGAGGCTTGCTGAACAGGTTTTGAAGACAGAGGAGTTTAAGAATTTGTCTATTCATTTGAAGGAACTGAAAGACAAAGCTGAGGCTGAGTGTGTTAATGCCCATGACAGAAGAGGACATGAAGGACCACCGGTTGCTATGCAGGAGTCCTTGAGAATTGCATTTATCAAGGAACAATATGAATCAAAGTTACAAGAACTAAGACAACAGCTGTCTTTGTCAAAAAAGCATAGTGAGGAAATGCTGTGGAAACTACAAGATGCAGTTGATGAAACTGAGAATAGAAAAAAGTCTGAAGcttctcaaataaaaattaatgaagagcTGGGAATGAAGATCTTGGAATTGGAGGCTGAATTGCAGGCTGTACTTTCTGATAAACGCAATTTGTTAAATGCTTATGACCTCCTACAGGCTGAAAAGGAGTGTTCAGCGATAAGCCTTGACTGTTGTAAGCAAGAAAAGCAAGAACTTGAAGCTTCTCTTGTAAAATGCAATGAGGAGAAGTCCAAAATTGAAGTAGAGCTTACATTGGCGAAGGAATTGGTTGAGACTTCCCGATCTCATGTGAATTCTCTGAATGAGGGCAATGGTGCATTCTCTTCATTTAATCCTCAAGAAAATTCTACTTGTGCTGCTTGCAGTCATGAGCCAGAGAGTGCAAGCATCAATATGCAATCCGAG GATCCTCTTGCATTTAGTGTTATGAATGGATGCCAAACTCTTGGAACTGAAAAGGACTTGCAACTAGAAGAAGTAATGAAGCATGTGGCATCAACTGAAAGTTTGAAATCTAGCATCGATCACTTGAATAAGgag TTGGAAAGGATGAAAAATGAGAATATGCTTCCTTCAGTAGATGGTCAAAGCCACGAGTCAAGTTTTCCAGGTCTGCAAAGAGAACTGATGCAATTACACGAG GCCAATCAAGAGTTAGGAAACATATTCCCTGTTTTTGATAAATTCTCTATCAGCGGTAATGCATTAGAAAGGGTGCTCGCTTTGGAGATTGAGCTTGCTGAAGCATTGCGGACCAAGAAGTCCTCAAACATCCAATTTCAGAG TTCTTTCTTGAAACAACACAGTGATGAAGAAGCAGTATTCAGAAGCTTCAGGGACATCAATGAGCTAATTAAAGACATGTTGGAACTAAAGACAAGACATTCTGCTGTAGAGACAGAACTGAAAGAGATGCATGACCGTTACTCTCAGTTAAGCCTTCAATTTGCAGAGGTTGAAGGTGAAAGACAAAAACTCATGATGACTATTAAGAATACAAGAGCATCTAAGAAGGCTTCAAATTAA
- the LOC114415355 gene encoding tRNA (carboxymethyluridine(34)-5-O)-methyltransferase-like — protein MGLYFQDPAELDKAGFGVCVRVLAATDEDVHFRIVSISPIPRISSQTLFISLLYSQSSLLTGAFWNTGWLMIHSVLKASRFQNPRRESLVLTIAISGCVCRLAFSSMKEINCKVDSSSCTLAPNREPCITESLSVSGNGTTTSSISVKSTPEIEKKFVHHVYDAIAPHFSATRFAKWPKVAAFLSSLPLGSLVLDAGCGNGKYLGLNQDCFFIGCDISPSLIKICSDREHEVLVADAVNLPYRTGFGDAAISIAVLHHLSTENRRRKAIEELVRVVKKGGRVLITVWAVEQEDSKLITKWTPLNEKYVDEWVGPGSPHTRAPSSSSLESIPESEVSTSGEHMEVCHEAHVSRYLEEEKNIKNQQEYFVPWHLPYHRAEISGASAEALAAGLATKDDKKGAVVYNRYYHVFSEGELESLTTEINNAIIVDQFFDKSNWCIILEKTV, from the exons ATGGGCTTATATTTTCAAGACCCGGCTGAGTTGGACAAAGCGGGTTTTGGAGTGTGTGTTCGGGTCTTGGCCGCCACCGACGAAGATGTTCACTTCAGGATTGTCTCCATCTCTCCTATTCCCCGCATTTCATCACAAACTTTATTCATTTCTCTTCTCTATTCGCAATCATCGCTGTTAACTG GTGCATTCTGGAACACTGGCTGGTTAATGATTCATAGTGTTCTAAAAGCAAGTAGGTTTCAAAATCCACGTAGAGAATCCCTTGTTTTGACCATTGCTATCAGTGGTTGTGTTTGTCGTTTAGCATTTAGCTCAATGAAAGAAATCAATTGTAAAGTGGATTCTAGTTCATGTACTCTTGCCCCCAATAGGGAACCCTGCATCACAGAGTCCTTATCAGTTAGTGGGAATGGTACTACTACTTCATCTATAAGTGTAAAATCCACCCCTGAAATTGAAAAGAAGTTTGTTCATCATGTATATGATGCTATTGCGCCGCATTTCAGTGCCACCCGGTTTGCCAAGTGGCCGAAGGTTGCAGCATTTTTGTCATCTTTGCCTTTGGGATCTCTTGTCCTCGATGCCGGATGTGGGAATGGGAAATACTTAGGTTTGAATCAGGATTGTTTTTTTATAGGATGTGATATAAGTCCTTCCTTGATTAAGATCTGCTCAGACAGAGAGCATGAAGTTCTGGTCGCGGATGCTGTGAATCTCCCTTACAGGACTGGTTTCGGTGATGCAGCGATATCTATAGCTGTGTTACATCATTTAAGCACTGAAAATAGAAGGAGAAAGGCAATAGAAGAATTGGTCAGAGTTGTTAAAAAGGGTGGCCGTGTTCTGATTACAGTTTGGGCTGTAGAGCAAGAGGATAGTAAGCTGATTACCAAATGGACTCCACTGAATGAGAAGTATGTTGATGAGTGGGTAGGACCAGGTAGTCCTCATACTCGGGCACCTTCATCCTCGTCATTGGAAAGTATCCCCGAAAGTGAGGTGAGTACCTCTGGTGAGCACATGGAAGTTTGCCATGAGGCACATGTATCAAGATATttggaggaagaaaaaaatataaagaatcaaCAGGAATACTTTGTTCCCTGGCATTTACCTTATCATCGTGCTGAAATCAGTGGCGCTTCTGCCGAAGCTCTTGCTGCTGGTCTGGCAACGAAAGATGACAAAAAAGGTGCTGTGGTGTATAATCGATATTATCATGTTTTTAGTGAAGGCGAGCTTGAAAG TTTGACAACTGAAATAAACAATGCTATAATTGTTGATCAGTTTTTTGATAAATCCAACTGGTGCATTATTCTAGAGAAGACAGTATGA